The following proteins are co-located in the Trichormus variabilis 0441 genome:
- a CDS encoding DUF2243 domain-containing protein — protein sequence MEANSGYFGKHLPLISAGIFLGLGLGGFVDGILLHQILQWHHMLSSVRPLTTDSNIDVNMVWDGLFHALDWVLTVIGVVLLWRAGGRDDVVWSSRTFGGSLLVGAGLFNLVEGIINHQILGIHHVKPGVHQLAWDLGFLVLGALLVLVGGMMLQRGNTEISE from the coding sequence ATGGAAGCAAATAGTGGTTACTTCGGTAAGCATTTACCACTAATTTCTGCGGGAATTTTTTTAGGTTTGGGATTAGGAGGCTTTGTAGATGGTATTCTCCTGCATCAAATCCTCCAGTGGCACCATATGTTAAGCAGCGTTCGACCCTTGACCACCGACTCTAACATAGATGTGAACATGGTATGGGATGGTTTATTTCATGCTTTAGATTGGGTGTTGACTGTAATTGGAGTGGTATTGTTGTGGAGGGCTGGAGGACGTGATGATGTGGTGTGGTCATCACGCACCTTTGGCGGTTCTTTGCTTGTGGGTGCTGGGTTATTCAACCTGGTGGAAGGAATAATTAATCACCAAATTCTGGGTATTCATCACGTAAAACCAGGGGTACATCAGTTAGCTTGGGATTTAGGATTCTTGGTTTTGGGAGCGTTGCTTGTCTTGGTAGGTGGGATGATGCTACAAAGGGGCAACACTGAAATTAGTGAGTAG
- a CDS encoding DUF4129 domain-containing protein — translation MSIDTFEKSSLNWQVSQFQQQVGEWLEYQSYRFEQALPNLSPGWKLAPWVINLLSVLSWSLLVLFLTVVIWRLWVAFSPYVFSWLNNRGYAQNEAKISTPDLSVANWLERSQALYHQGNYREACRCLYLAILQHLHDSKLILHKPSRTDSEYLQLLRLSTTPVQPYETVITTHEQLCFGNAEILPENYEQCRQAYREIVQQ, via the coding sequence ATGTCCATCGATACTTTTGAAAAAAGCAGCTTGAATTGGCAGGTTTCTCAGTTCCAACAACAAGTAGGAGAATGGCTAGAATACCAGTCGTACCGCTTTGAGCAAGCATTACCAAATTTGAGTCCTGGCTGGAAACTTGCTCCGTGGGTGATTAATCTTTTGAGTGTTTTATCTTGGTCGTTACTAGTTTTATTCTTAACTGTAGTAATTTGGCGTTTATGGGTAGCATTTAGCCCTTATGTATTTTCATGGTTAAATAACAGAGGTTATGCTCAAAACGAGGCGAAAATATCGACTCCAGATTTATCTGTGGCAAATTGGTTAGAGCGATCGCAAGCACTGTACCATCAAGGTAATTATCGTGAGGCTTGTCGTTGTCTTTATTTAGCTATCTTGCAGCATTTGCACGACAGCAAACTTATTCTCCACAAACCTAGTCGCACTGATAGCGAATATCTGCAACTGCTACGTTTGTCTACAACTCCCGTCCAACCTTATGAAACTGTGATTACTACTCACGAGCAATTATGTTTCGGCAATGCAGAGATTTTGCCAGAAAATTATGAACAGTGTCGGCAAGCCTACCGGGAGATTGTACAGCAATGA